From Pseudomonas sp. G.S.17, the proteins below share one genomic window:
- a CDS encoding response regulator transcription factor gives MEREAWHVLIVEDDRRLAELTRDYLENNGLRVSIEGDGALAAGRILAEQPDLVILDLMLPGEDGLSICRKVRDRFDGPILMLTARTDDSDQIQGLDTGADDFVCKPVHPRVLLARIHALLRRSEPPQPPAGELRRLVFGPLVVDNALREAWLQGNSIDLTSAEFDLLWLLVANAGRILSREEIFTALRGFGYDGQDRSIDVRISRIRPRIGDDPDHPRLIKTVRSKGYLFVPEAAQAMPLS, from the coding sequence GTGGAGCGAGAAGCCTGGCACGTATTGATTGTCGAGGATGACCGGCGTCTGGCCGAGCTGACCCGCGATTACCTTGAGAACAACGGTTTGCGGGTCAGCATCGAAGGCGACGGCGCCCTGGCGGCTGGGCGGATCCTTGCGGAACAGCCTGATCTGGTGATTCTGGACCTGATGCTGCCCGGCGAAGACGGCCTGAGTATCTGTCGCAAGGTGCGCGACCGCTTTGACGGGCCGATCCTGATGCTCACGGCGCGTACCGACGATTCCGATCAAATCCAGGGGCTGGACACCGGCGCGGATGATTTTGTCTGCAAGCCGGTGCATCCGCGGGTGTTGCTGGCGCGGATTCATGCGCTGTTGCGTCGCAGCGAACCGCCGCAGCCTCCGGCGGGCGAGTTGCGGCGGTTGGTGTTTGGTCCGCTGGTGGTCGACAACGCGTTGCGCGAAGCCTGGTTGCAGGGCAACAGCATCGACCTGACCAGCGCCGAGTTCGATCTGCTTTGGTTGTTGGTGGCCAATGCCGGGCGGATTCTGTCCCGGGAAGAAATCTTCACCGCGCTGCGTGGTTTTGGTTACGACGGCCAGGACCGCTCGATAGACGTACGCATCTCGCGCATTCGCCCCAGAATCGGCGACGATCCAGACCATCCACGCCTGATCAAGACCGTGCGCAGTAAAGGCTATCTATTCGTGCCGGAAGCGGCGCAGGCGATGCCGCTTTCATGA
- a CDS encoding ribonucleoside-diphosphate reductase subunit alpha: MQTDTTRENSPNPAPQSGQSQQDLSATAPGQLRVIKRNGTVVPYTDDKITVAITKAFLAVEGGTAAASSRIHDTVARLTEQVSATFKRRMPSGGTIHIEEIQDQVELALMRAGEQKVARDYVIYRDSRAKERAVRTSEAPVQAHPSIRITRADGSVAPLDMGRLNTIVTEACEGLEEVDANLIQSETLKNLYDGVALKDVNTALVMTARTLVEREPNYSFVTARLLMDTLRAEGLSFLEVAESATHHEMVDLYAKALPSYIAKGIQYELLNPILASFDLEKLGKAINHERDQQFTYLGLQTLYDRYFIHKDGVRFELPQIFFMRVAMGLAIEENAREDRAIEFYNLLSSFDYMSSTPTLFNAGTLRPQLSSCYLTTVPDDLSGIYHAIHDNAMLSKFAGGLGNDWTPVRALGSYIKGTNGKSQGVVPFLKVVNDTAVAVNQGGKRKGAVCAYLETWHMDIEEFIELRKNTGDDRRRTHDMNTANWIPDLFMKRVFDDGPWTLFSPSEVPDLHDLTGKAFQERYEYYEALTEYPGKVKLFKTIQAKDLWRKMLSMLFETGHPWLTFKDPCNLRSPQQHVGVVHSSNLCTEITLNTNKDEIAVCNLGSINLPNHIVDGKLDTDKLKRTIDVAVRMLDNVIDINYYSVPQAKNSNLRHRPVGLGIMGFQDALYLQHIPYGSDAAVEFADRSMEAVSYYAIQASCDLADERGAYETFQGSLWSKGILPLDSQQILIEQRGQKYIDVDLNETLDWAPVRARVQKGIRNSNIMAIAPTATIANITGVSQSIEPTYQNLYVKSNLSGEFTVINPYLVRDLKARDLWDSVMINDLKYYDGSVQQIERIPQELKELYATAFEVDTKWIVDAASRRQKWIDQAQSLNLYIAGASGKKLDVTYRMAWYRGLKTTYYLRALAATSTEKSTVNTGKLNAVSSGGLGPDDTAITAPHPTEAAPAGPAPVPKACAIDEPDCEACQ, encoded by the coding sequence ATGCAAACAGACACAACTCGCGAGAACTCGCCGAACCCGGCGCCGCAGTCAGGCCAATCGCAACAGGACCTGTCCGCGACCGCTCCCGGCCAGCTGCGCGTGATCAAGCGTAACGGCACCGTCGTCCCGTACACGGATGACAAAATCACCGTCGCCATCACCAAAGCGTTTCTCGCAGTTGAGGGCGGTACCGCCGCTGCGTCTTCGCGTATCCACGACACCGTTGCGCGCCTGACCGAACAAGTCAGCGCCACCTTCAAGCGTCGCATGCCTTCGGGCGGCACCATCCACATCGAAGAAATCCAGGATCAGGTCGAACTGGCCCTGATGCGCGCCGGCGAGCAGAAAGTCGCCCGCGACTACGTGATCTACCGTGATTCCCGCGCCAAGGAACGCGCCGTCCGCACCAGCGAAGCACCGGTCCAGGCGCACCCGTCGATCCGCATCACCCGCGCCGACGGCAGCGTTGCGCCGCTGGACATGGGTCGCCTGAACACCATCGTCACTGAAGCCTGCGAAGGGCTGGAAGAAGTCGATGCGAACCTGATCCAGAGCGAAACCCTGAAGAACCTGTACGACGGCGTGGCGCTCAAAGACGTCAACACCGCACTGGTAATGACCGCGCGCACCCTGGTCGAGCGTGAGCCGAACTACTCGTTCGTCACCGCCCGCCTGCTGATGGACACCCTGCGTGCCGAAGGCCTGAGTTTCCTGGAAGTCGCCGAAAGCGCCACTCACCACGAAATGGTCGACCTGTACGCCAAGGCCTTGCCTTCGTACATCGCCAAAGGCATTCAATACGAACTGCTCAACCCGATCCTGGCCAGCTTCGACCTTGAGAAACTGGGCAAGGCGATCAACCACGAGCGCGATCAGCAGTTCACGTACCTGGGCCTGCAAACCCTGTACGACCGTTACTTCATCCACAAGGATGGCGTGCGTTTCGAACTGCCGCAGATCTTCTTCATGCGTGTGGCCATGGGCCTGGCAATCGAAGAGAACGCCAGGGAAGATCGCGCCATCGAGTTCTACAACCTGTTGTCATCCTTCGACTACATGTCCTCGACGCCGACCCTGTTCAACGCCGGTACTCTGCGTCCACAGCTGTCCAGCTGCTACCTGACCACCGTGCCGGATGACCTGTCGGGCATCTATCACGCGATCCACGACAACGCCATGTTGTCCAAATTCGCAGGCGGCCTGGGCAATGACTGGACGCCGGTTCGCGCGCTGGGCTCTTACATCAAGGGCACCAACGGCAAATCCCAGGGCGTCGTGCCGTTCCTGAAAGTCGTCAACGACACCGCAGTCGCAGTCAACCAGGGCGGCAAGCGCAAAGGCGCTGTCTGTGCGTACCTGGAAACCTGGCACATGGACATCGAAGAGTTCATCGAGCTGCGCAAGAACACCGGTGATGATCGTCGTCGTACCCACGACATGAACACTGCCAACTGGATCCCTGACCTGTTCATGAAGCGCGTCTTCGATGACGGCCCGTGGACCCTGTTCTCGCCATCGGAAGTGCCGGATCTGCACGACCTGACCGGCAAGGCGTTCCAGGAGCGTTACGAGTACTACGAAGCGCTGACCGAATACCCGGGCAAAGTGAAACTGTTCAAGACCATCCAGGCCAAGGATCTGTGGCGCAAGATGCTCTCGATGCTGTTCGAAACCGGCCACCCATGGTTGACCTTCAAAGACCCGTGCAACCTGCGCAGCCCCCAGCAGCACGTGGGCGTGGTCCACAGTTCGAACCTGTGCACCGAGATCACCCTGAACACCAACAAGGACGAAATCGCGGTCTGCAACCTGGGCTCGATCAACCTGCCGAACCACATCGTCGACGGCAAGCTGGACACCGACAAGCTCAAGCGCACCATCGACGTTGCCGTGCGCATGCTCGATAACGTGATCGACATCAACTACTACTCGGTGCCGCAAGCCAAGAACTCCAACCTGCGCCACCGTCCGGTTGGCCTGGGCATCATGGGCTTCCAGGACGCTTTGTACCTGCAACACATTCCTTACGGCTCCGATGCCGCTGTGGAATTCGCCGACCGTTCCATGGAAGCCGTCAGCTACTACGCGATCCAGGCTTCCTGCGACCTGGCCGACGAGCGCGGCGCTTACGAGACGTTCCAGGGTTCGCTGTGGTCCAAAGGCATCCTGCCGCTGGATTCGCAACAGATCCTGATTGAACAGCGTGGCCAGAAGTACATCGACGTTGACCTGAACGAAACCCTGGACTGGGCGCCGGTACGTGCCCGTGTGCAGAAAGGTATTCGTAACTCCAACATCATGGCCATCGCACCCACCGCGACCATCGCCAACATCACCGGCGTATCGCAGTCGATCGAACCGACCTACCAGAACCTGTACGTGAAGTCGAACCTCTCCGGCGAGTTCACCGTGATCAACCCGTACCTGGTCCGCGACCTCAAAGCCCGCGACCTGTGGGACTCGGTCATGATCAACGACCTGAAGTACTACGACGGTTCCGTACAGCAAATCGAACGCATCCCGCAGGAGCTCAAAGAGCTTTACGCGACCGCCTTCGAAGTGGACACCAAGTGGATCGTCGACGCGGCAAGCCGTCGTCAGAAGTGGATCGACCAGGCTCAGTCGCTGAACCTGTACATCGCCGGCGCATCGGGCAAGAAGCTGGACGTGACCTACCGCATGGCCTGGTACCGTGGTCTGAAAACCACTTACTACCTCCGTGCCCTGGCCGCGACCAGCACCGAGAAATCCACCGTCAACACCGGCAAGCTCAACGCAGTATCGAGCGGCGGCCTGGGCCCGGACGACACGGCGATCACCGCCCCGCACCCAACCGAAGCCGCCCCGGCCGGTCCAGCGCCAGTGCCGAAAGCCTGCGCCATCGACGAGCCGGATTGCGAGGCTTGCCAGTAA
- a CDS encoding YhfG family protein, whose product MPTPSLAAKKAYCAKTRRSNYAASLRLEGFDTTPLDAERTLASREELLKTYRNKQS is encoded by the coding sequence ATGCCCACCCCCTCCCTCGCCGCAAAAAAAGCCTATTGCGCTAAAACACGCAGATCAAACTACGCAGCAAGCCTGCGCCTGGAAGGCTTTGATACAACACCACTCGACGCTGAACGCACACTCGCGTCCCGTGAAGAACTGCTGAAAACCTATCGCAACAAGCAGAGCTGA
- a CDS encoding putative adenosine monophosphate-protein transferase Fic: MLDKYGVGQDPYCYPGTSVLRNLLDLTDDQTLSEAERALSEVAADAIEFAPPPYDLSYLQSVHRRLFADLYEWAGELRTVDISKDSTHFCTTSRIEPEAKKLFTHLAQANWFQGLDRSALVAASAELFGDLNVVHPFREGNGRAQRILFEHIIVNAGYEISWWAVDAQVWLQANIDAVVCDYKALTGVFERCVGQPISS, from the coding sequence ATGCTCGACAAGTACGGTGTCGGTCAGGATCCTTATTGCTATCCCGGCACATCGGTCCTGCGAAATCTTCTTGATCTGACTGATGATCAAACGTTGTCAGAAGCCGAGCGTGCCCTTTCTGAGGTCGCTGCGGATGCCATCGAATTTGCACCACCTCCCTACGACCTTTCTTACCTGCAATCCGTGCATCGCAGATTGTTTGCTGATCTCTACGAATGGGCCGGAGAGCTGCGCACTGTCGACATATCCAAAGACTCAACCCACTTCTGCACAACCAGCCGCATCGAACCCGAAGCCAAAAAGCTATTCACTCATCTTGCCCAGGCTAACTGGTTCCAAGGGCTTGATCGCTCAGCCCTGGTCGCTGCAAGCGCAGAGTTGTTTGGTGACCTGAATGTTGTACATCCTTTCAGAGAAGGCAACGGCCGAGCACAACGTATCCTGTTCGAACACATCATCGTCAATGCGGGATACGAAATCAGCTGGTGGGCAGTGGATGCGCAGGTGTGGCTCCAAGCCAATATTGATGCGGTGGTTTGCGATTACAAAGCGCTGACGGGTGTGTTTGAGCGGTGTGTTGGACAACCAATCAGTAGTTAA
- a CDS encoding ribonucleotide-diphosphate reductase subunit beta, giving the protein MLSWDEFDKEDGEVVAKATNAGHANEANMDRLDSAGGAAATEARNITDKDSPALIRAKKALDALDVAEGLAELEGASARVAVDEKMMINCRADLNQLVPFKYDWAWQKYLDGCANHWMPQEVNMTADIAVWKDPEGLTDDERRIVMRNLGFFSTADSLVANNLVLAVYRLITNPECRQYILRQAFEEAIHTHAYQYCIESLAMDEGEIFNMYHEIPSVAKKAAWGLKYTRSISDPKFETGTVDTDKELLRNLIAYYCVLEGIFFYCGFTQILSMGRRNKMTGVAEQFQYILRDESMHLNFGIDVINQIKIENPHLWDAEMKEEASQMILQGTQLEIEYARDTMPRGVLGMNAAMMEDYLKFIANRRLSQIGLKEEYPGTTNPFPWMSEIMDLKKEKNFFETRVIEYQTGGALSWD; this is encoded by the coding sequence ATGCTGAGCTGGGACGAATTCGATAAAGAAGACGGCGAAGTAGTCGCCAAAGCGACCAACGCCGGTCACGCCAACGAAGCCAACATGGACCGCCTCGACAGCGCCGGTGGCGCTGCGGCGACCGAAGCACGCAACATCACCGACAAAGACTCCCCTGCCCTGATCCGCGCGAAAAAAGCGCTGGACGCACTGGACGTCGCTGAAGGCCTGGCCGAACTCGAAGGCGCCAGCGCTCGCGTTGCCGTTGACGAAAAAATGATGATCAACTGCCGTGCCGACCTTAACCAGCTCGTGCCCTTCAAGTACGACTGGGCCTGGCAGAAGTATCTGGACGGTTGCGCAAACCACTGGATGCCGCAAGAAGTCAACATGACCGCCGACATCGCCGTCTGGAAAGACCCGGAAGGCCTGACCGACGACGAGCGCCGCATCGTCATGCGCAACCTGGGCTTCTTCTCCACCGCCGACTCCCTGGTTGCCAACAACCTCGTGCTGGCCGTGTACCGCCTGATCACCAACCCGGAGTGCCGCCAGTACATCCTGCGCCAGGCCTTCGAAGAAGCGATCCACACCCACGCTTACCAGTACTGCATCGAATCGCTGGCCATGGATGAAGGCGAGATCTTCAACATGTACCACGAGATCCCATCGGTCGCGAAAAAAGCCGCCTGGGGCCTGAAATACACCCGTTCGATCTCCGATCCGAAGTTCGAAACCGGCACCGTCGACACCGACAAAGAACTGCTGCGCAACCTGATCGCCTACTACTGCGTTCTGGAAGGCATCTTCTTCTATTGCGGCTTCACCCAAATCCTCTCCATGGGCCGCCGCAACAAAATGACCGGCGTCGCCGAGCAGTTCCAATACATCCTGCGCGACGAATCCATGCACCTGAACTTCGGCATCGACGTGATCAACCAGATCAAAATCGAAAACCCACACCTGTGGGACGCCGAGATGAAGGAAGAAGCCAGCCAGATGATTCTGCAAGGCACCCAACTGGAAATCGAATACGCCCGCGACACCATGCCTCGCGGCGTACTGGGCATGAACGCCGCAATGATGGAGGACTACCTCAAATTCATCGCGAACCGTCGTCTGAGCCAGATCGGTTTGAAAGAAGAATATCCGGGTACGACTAACCCATTTCCATGGATGAGCGAAATCATGGACTTGAAGAAAGAGAAGAACTTCTTTGAGACTAGGGTTATTGAGTATCAGACGGGTGGGGCTTTGAGCTGGGATTGA
- the aac(6') gene encoding aminoglycoside 6'-N-acetyltransferase has protein sequence MIKRCTLLDYNGWLPLRTALWPDSAADSDHDKQTILSEPERYLVLVFTDENDNVPGFAEASIRADYVNGTHSSPVAFLEGLYVQPASRGQGIARKLVAGIEQWAVEMGCTELASDALVENQVSHSMHEALGFEETERVVYFLKRLRLTGRGDN, from the coding sequence ATGATCAAGCGCTGCACTTTACTTGACTACAACGGCTGGCTACCCCTACGCACAGCCCTGTGGCCCGACTCCGCCGCTGATAGTGATCACGACAAACAGACCATCCTCAGCGAACCAGAACGCTACCTTGTCCTCGTCTTCACGGACGAAAATGACAACGTTCCAGGCTTTGCCGAAGCCTCAATCCGAGCCGACTACGTCAACGGCACCCACTCCTCGCCCGTGGCCTTTCTCGAAGGCTTATACGTCCAGCCTGCCAGCCGAGGCCAAGGTATTGCGCGCAAACTCGTAGCAGGCATTGAACAGTGGGCTGTAGAAATGGGATGCACAGAGTTGGCTTCCGATGCGTTAGTGGAGAATCAGGTGAGCCATTCGATGCATGAGGCTTTGGGGTTCGAGGAGACTGAGCGGGTTGTTTATTTTTTGAAGCGGTTGCGTCTGACCGGGAGAGGTGACAACTAG